In one Nicotiana tomentosiformis chromosome 6, ASM39032v3, whole genome shotgun sequence genomic region, the following are encoded:
- the LOC104104946 gene encoding probable serine/threonine-protein kinase PBL7, with amino-acid sequence MGCFPCSGDGDTSIKRPERKIIHTNNQYKRVNHQPQPKQDTPVVASHFKFVKNEEAKDANRSTSRKEGDYSNNTPPTDGKTGGAKARRFKFDELVAATDSFKEDYFLGEGGFGKVYKGHLLDTGEIVAIKQLDPNGCQGVREFVVEVQTLSKADHPNLVKLIGCCAEGDQRLLVYEYMPLGSLEDHLYDPWPNQKPLDWNTRMKIAAGAARGLEYLHDKMKPPIIYRDLKCSNILLDDGYHPKLSDFGLAKVGPSGDKTHVSTRVMGTYGYCAPDYAMTGQLTFKSDIYSFGVVLLEIITGRRAIDYTKSTAEQNLVAWARPLFKDRKKFYKMADPALEGQYPIRSLYQALAIAAMCVQEQPNMRPPIVDIVTALNYLASQKYDPETEPPIRKSTKSQSFHNSKTDEESW; translated from the exons ATGGGCTGTTTCCCTTGTTCTGGAGATGGAGATACATCAATCAAGAGACCGGAGAGAAAAATAATCCATACCAATAACCAATACAAAAGGGTTAATCATCAGCCTCAGCCTAAACAAG ATACGCCGGTGGTGGCTAGTCACTTTAAATTTGTGAAGAATGAAGAGGCTAAAGATGCAAACCGATCTACGTCTAGGAAAGAAGGGGATTATAGCAACAACACCCCTCCCACAGATGGAAAAACTGGTGGTGCTAAGGCGCGGCGGTTTAAATTTGATGAATTAGTAGCTGCAACAGATAGTTTCAAAGAAGATTACTTCTTGGGAGAAGGAGGTTTTGGCAAAGTATACAAAGGTCATTTGCTGGATACTGGTGAG ATTGTCGCCATCAAACAACTTGATCCGAATGGATGTCAAGGAGTTAGGGAATTTGTTGTTGAAGTACAGACACTAAGTAAGGCTGACCACCCTAATCTTGTTAAACTAATTGGTTGTTGTGCCGAGGGAGATCAAAGATTATTGGTCTATGAGTACATGCCTCTCGGTTCGTTGGAAGATCATTTGTATG ACCCCTGGCCAAATCAAAAGCCTCTTGATTGGAACACTAGAATGAAGATAGCTGCAGGTGCTGCAAGAGGCTTGGAATATTTACATGACAAGATGAAGCCTCCTATAATATATCGTGATCTCAAATGCTCCAATATTCTGCTTGACGACGGGTACCATCCAAAGTTATCTGATTTTGGCTTGGCTAAAGTGGGTCCTAGTGGAGACAAGACTCATGTTTCCACCAGAGTGATGGGCACATATGGATACTGTGCACCAGATTATGCTATGACTGGCCAACTGACTTTCAAATCTGATATCTATAGCTTTGGAGTAGTTCTTCTGGAAATAATCACGGGTAGGAGAGCGATTGACTATACAAAATCTACCGCGGAGCAAAATCTGGTTGCTTGG GCAAGACCATTATTTAAAGACAGGAAGAAATTCTACAAGATGGCAGATCCAGCACTTGAAGGTCAATATCCAATTAGGAGCTTATACCAAGCTCTTGCAATTGCCGCAATGTGTGTCCAGGAACAACCTAATATGCGTCCTCCCATTGTTGATATTGTCACTGCTTTGAACTACCTTGCCTCCCAAAAATATGACCCTGAAACTGAGCCTCCTATCCGAAAGTCCACCAAAAGCCAATCTTTTCACAATTCTAAAACAGATGAAGAATCCTGGTAA
- the LOC138894343 gene encoding uncharacterized protein: protein MNLDDEALEWHQSYKKCRESIELPNWDEYLAALDETFSEEFYDPMDCFWGEKMDRLLAELPIVFCEEVVVFGSGVKLLGYGVLEVPVHSSTTSSDENGKCNARDFSHGKFYLLKGVSEECKFSSTKAVNKMNGNDVQLFMLQVLFTEPALQLTNQLNVLHLPQEFQTHVVIEELLSQYHQVFAKPTTLPPQRGAFDHSIPLIPGTKPINIRPYMYSSMKKDIIEKLVKDILQQGVIQYSNSHFASPVVLVGKKDSSWRLYVDYMELNQCIVKDKIHIPIIDDLLHELAGTVVFSKIDLRSALTTSPVLALPDYSTPFVVETDASGTGIGAVLMQHGYPIAFISKVLSPRHLALSVYERELLALVFALTKWSHYLLGQYFIVKTDQKALNTKRERKMLLQIHFPELMVFLDTVFKLHLRPLLVIGIPYSSSSFWKEFLSAQGVTLHTSTAYHPQTDGQSEVLNRCLETYSRYFCTDSPADWGAFLSIAEWWYNSSPHSAIQPSPFELLYGYPPLIHLPYLLGDSFVDVVKDFILVREFKLQLAKFHLCRAQRRMQAQTNSHKSDKEFQVGDWVFVKLQPYRQSTLSISSYHKLTFKYFAPYPIIERVGLVAYKLLLPLEVQIHPTLHISQLKFCYDLPTEIVHPPILNLASPLCLLPTVVLGRKLI from the exons ATGAATTTGGATGATGAGGCATTGGAATGGCATCAGTCTTACAAGAAGTGTCGTGAATCAATTGAGCTTCCTAACTGGGATGAATATTTGGCTGCTTTGGATGAGACTTTTAGTGAAGAATTCTATGATCCCAT GGACTGCTTTTGGGGTGAAAAAATGGATCGATTATTAGCTGAGCTCCCAATTGTCTTTTGTGAAGAAGTAGTAGTATTTGGCAGTGGTGTTAAGTTATTGGGTTATGGAGTTTTAGAG GTGCCAGTTCATTCTTCTACTACTTCTTCTGATGAAAATGGTAAATGCAATGCtcgtgacttcagtcat GGTAAATTCTATCTACTTAAAGGAGTATCTGAGGAGTGTAAGTTCTCGAGCACCAAGGCTGTTAATAAAATGAATGGAAATGATGTCCAACTCTTTATGTTACAAGTACTATTTACTGAGCCTGCCTTACAGTTAACCAATCAGCTTAATGTACTGCACCTTCCTCAGGAGTTCCAAACTCATGTTGTCATTGAAGAACTCTTGTCTCAGTACCATCAGGTGTTTGCAAAACCCACCACCTTACCTCCTCAAAGAGGTGCTTTTGATCACAGTATTCCATTAATACCTGGGACTAAACCAATCAACATACGACCTTACATGTATTCCTCTATGAAAAAAGACATCATTGAAAAGCTGGTCAAAGACATACTGCAACAAGGTGTAATTCAGTATAGCAACAGTCATTTTGCATCACCTGTGGTGTTGGTAGGCAAAAAAGATAGTTCATGGAGATTATATGTGGACTACATGGAGTTGAATCAATGTATTGTCAAGGACAAAATCCATATTCCCATCATAGATGACTTATTGCATGAATTAGCTGGAACAgtggtattctctaaaattgatctTCGATCAG CTTTAACAACTTCCCCAGTCCTAGCTCTGCCAGACTATTCTACTCCTTTTGTAGTAGAAACAGATGCTAGTGGAACAGGCATTGGAGCTGTTCTAATGCAGCATGGTTATCCTATAGCCTTCATCAGTAAAGTTTTATCCCCTAGACATCTTGCACTCTCAGTTTATGAAAGGGAACTACTTGCACTAGTCTTTGCTCTCACAAAATGGTCCCATTATTTGCTTGGTCAGTATTTCATTGTTAAAACTGACCAAAAGGCTTTGAA TACAAAAAGGGAAAGGAAAATGTTGCTGCAGATTCACTTTCCAGAATTGATG GTGTTTTTGGATACTGTCTTTAAACTTCATCTGCGTCCATTACTAGTGATAGGGATCCCATATTCATCAAGCTCTTTTTGGAAGGAATTCTTGTCAGCTCAAGGTGTTACATTGCATACTTCAACTGCTTACCATCCTCAAACAGATGGTCAGAGTGAAGTGCTCAACAGGTGTTTAGAGACCTACTCGAGATACTTTTGCACAGATTCTCCCGCTGATTGGGGTGCCTTCTTATCCATAGCAGAATGGTGGTACAATTCTAGTCCTCATTCTGCTATTCAACCCTCTCCTTTTGAACTCCTATATGGCTATCCTCCTCTTATACATCTTCCCTATCTTCTTGGAGATTCTTTTGTTGATGTTGTTAAGGACTTCATATTGGTTAGGGAATTCAAGCTTCAGTTGGCTAAATTTCATCTCTGTCGAGCTCAACGGAGAATGCAAGCTCAAACTAATAGCCACAAGTCTGATAAAGAGTTCCAGGTGGGAGATTGGGTCTTTGTCAAGCTGCAGCCCTATAGACAGTCTACCCTCTCAATTTCTTCTTATCATAAGCTCACTTTTAAGTATTTTGCCCCCTATCCTATTATAGAAAGAGTAGGGCTTGTTGCTTATAAGCTTTTACTTCCCCTAGAGGTTCAAATTCACCCCACACTCCACATTTCTCAGCTCAAGTTTTGTTATGATCTACCTacagaaattgttcatcctccaaTTTTAAACTTAGCTAGTCCCTTATGTCTCCTCCCAACAGTTGTGTTGGGTAGAAAGTTAATCTAG